A region of the Montipora foliosa isolate CH-2021 unplaced genomic scaffold, ASM3666993v2 scaffold_411, whole genome shotgun sequence genome:
CTTTTAGGTTTGTGGATGAGCTGAAATTTTTCTAAGTCTTATTTTATGTCATTTACGCATGTGCGAAATGGTGGTTGTcgtgaaggcttggaaatagcctaaactcattggtagaaaaaatatataaacgATTACAGTTGCTGATTTGATGGCTTAGCGGTTCATACGAAAGAGAAGAGATCTCAGATATCCAGTGGTGCGAGGGTTTGAATCCTTGGAGCGGTATGGAATGTTGGTAGTAAGTAAGGACCGTAAGGGGGAAAGGTAAGAGAGAGACAGTAAGTGGAGGAAGAATGGAAGGTAAGGAAAAGGTGGAGGAagccgttttcttttttatcctCCCTAAAAAGCCAGGCcccaaaaaaggagaaaacccttttttagacagttcataataacctaggttgaaattaaatgaacctgaattttatttcaacctgtaacatattcgttatttaaaaaattatattctGAATTGAATGTTTCTGGATCAACTGATACGCTAAACATACATTAAATACATAAAAACTGTGATGTGGGGACGCAGGAATACGGAAAGCGTACTACAGTGTAAACTTACTCTAAATTGTTCTCAGTACTTACAGTTGGTAAGGGCTTCTATTCCATGACTCCGTAAAAGAGAGAACGCTCAAATTGTTGGGCAAGAATCCTCTAGCTTCAGTTTAACCTTTTCGCTGTTGTCTTTGGAACATAAGTTAATCATAAAATTGCCACCTTCCTTTACTCTTACTTGGAATGAAGCATCGATCTTTCTGTTCTTGATGCCTGATACTTACACATCACCTAGAGGAGCTACGTAGGCGTTTACTTCacttttcgtttgttttttcgTAAATATAATTAAGGTAACTTATTTTGTATAATTGTCATATTATGAGATGGTACGGTAAAAGTGATGTATTCGAATTAGTACAAGCACAACGAAATATCCACTCAATCATACGCCTAGACCCGATACGGGTAAAACACTAGAATatacataataaaataaattctatTCAATCAATTTCCACTTATAGCTTTCTTTCGAGCTCGGTGCTCCTTTTGTCGTTGGTAAGTTGCAATTCGATTTGCATTCACAATTCCACAAACATTTCCAATGGTTCTTCTCCAGAGTGGTCGGTCGACAACCAAATCTTGCCATCGATCTAAGATTCTTCCAGACTTAAGAACACTTTTACAGGTGTCCTTGTAACGCAATTTCGGTCGACCAACAGGACGAGTGCCTTTATCGAGCTCGCCGTACATGAGGGCCTTCACGGGACGATCGTCATCCATCCTTGAGACATGACCAAGCCAGCGTAAACGACTTTTGATAAGCGTGACCTCGATGTCCTCAGCATCTGCTCGCCGTAACACCTCTTCATTACTCACATAATCGCTCCACTTGATACGAAGAATCTTTCTCAAATGCCGTTGTTGAACTGTACGGAGCTGGTTGATGTTGTATCGATACAGTGTCCAGGTTTCACAACCGTATGTGAGGAGTGGCGTCAAATATTGGACATAGACTTTCAGCTTTGTCGAGAGCGTAAGGTCGTGGGAGTCAAAGACACGTTCACGGAGCCGACCGTACGCAGATGATACAGCTTGTATACGCGTGATGAGCTCAGCATTCACTGGCAATCGCTGGTAACAATAATCCCGAGATACTTAAAACGGTTCACACTTTTGATTGGCAAGCCATCGATAAAGAACTGTTCTTCAGGACCAATGCACATGGTTTCGGTCTTTTTGATGTTTATAGACAGACCCATCCGTTTTGCCATGCTGTTGTAGGCTGTGAGCAAAGTCTGCAGTCCAAGTGCTGAGTCACTGAAGATTGCGATGTCATCAGCATACTGCGCTTCTCTGATGAAGTCGATAAAGGTTTTAGTTTTGGCCTTCAGTCTCCTCAAGTCGAAGAGATCACCATCGTACCGAAACCTGATCTTTATGCTGAATTGGTGGCCAACATTCTCGTATGCGAGTAGGAGAAGTACGGCAGCATAGATTCCATACAATGTGGGCGCTAACTTGCAACCTTGTTTCACACCACTGTTATATTCAAACGGTTCGGTCAGGATTCCATCAACAATGAGACGAGCATGAACTTGAGAGTAGAGACTGTGAATCAGCCTGGTAAATTTTGGAGGACAACCAAGTTTTCCCAAGATTTTAAACAGAAATTCTCTGTTTACTGTATCGAATGCCTTGGCAAAGTCGACAAAAACGATGTACAAGTTTTGACGTTGTTCTTTGGTTTTCTCCATTAGTTTTCTCAGGGTAAAGATTCCGTCAATGGTACTTCTGTTTTCGCGATAACCGGATTGGGACTGGGGATAAACCTTATCCACTAAGAAATATCCACTAAGATGAAACAAAATGGGGGAGATGATATACAAATTAGTTTGGACCCAAAGCATTGTGGTTACTATTAGGAATCTTGGCAAAGGAAAACGATAAATGGGGTTCTGGATCGTATTCACTTTTTATATATCTATTCCTTCATTATAAAAGATAAAGAATTGCTTTTTAAACTTTCAGTTAATATTGTCTTTACTCCTACTTTTCCcctaaaaaacaatattttattcacatttgaatAGGCTACAATTAGCCTAAACACGGGCCTGCAAAAATACAGTGGTATATGGTCAATTTAGTActaaagagaagaaaagagagaagtctgTCTTTCTTACATCAGCCTAACATTGCgtttctcatgatgttcgaatGAGTATGTAGTGAATATCCGCACTCGGATTATCTTCATTataggtggtgacaatgaccactggaccgtggaaacgaggtaaaaatagtgtctttattccaaaatggctaagGACATTGTTTTATGCTGATTGATGGGTATTTttgtgtttgagaaaggaaacgctaactGAACAGTTTAAAATGAAACGAAATAACTCattgaaacatcttttgcagaaaaaaatgaaagagaaacgaaggcgagatgtgaaaacatctttccaagatgacccGTGACctttcgtgcagtggtgcacctttagaagctctgataaggtttcatgatgcctggaggacctatgtctagaacagaaacgaaaggagagcgaaagagaacggcAATGACAAAAAAGAATACCAGTAATTGCTCATatttagtggaagaagttactccacaaattctttccttgggcaataaaccgtttgttatttttatggatgtgttatttaaagtggatgagtatttttaaaaggtggtttaatcggttcttcctttcttcaggaatgaaaatcgaattttcattgtcaactggaattaaataacaattatctctACTCTTTTGGATATTAaacaaaagttgatttgtttgtttgttttgctctaaaatgcgagctaacaagtgcttttttaatccgtttggccaactggttttcgttgtacctcgacagtgacaagaaaattttgcccttatgttatataCACGTAATCGTAATGAGTTCTCATAAATTTAGGGGAAATCTCACtatcttgtgttttcagaagtttgtttaaagcacctaaacgttatttaagtgttggagcagatcttgtttgaagtttgtattttcttggttgcattgctgtattttgccgattcttgttgcaagccaacctggcgtgtttcaatgaaatacatcaaaatgtgaatgatttcgTTTCCAgagataaaatgaaataaagtacatcagtaaatgTTTTCCTCAGTTGAACTTCAACTAAAAATTTTAGCCttgtgattcctatttgctggctattgacagttgactctgaaatggcttttttccttttccattcgatCGCTTAGGGTGTGctcgttttctttgaaaactcatgcggttcaagaaaaattcattaccaaactggtgaattccaaagtaaatttcactcaaaaaaccgacatcgtactcatcgcttcgtgattcatgcgacaTCAGCTTTTGGCATAAAATTCACTGggggaattcactagttaggcaatgaatttttctgtagaagaaagcaaagaaaatgatttaatgaTTAAAGCAGCAACGGGAAACATCACAACGCGGACAactcgaaaccttttattttcactcaccctacaggcagtaacaATAAAcgaccagggagctccgctttgtggcttggctaaatctatacgtTATATAATAGTACAAAGTGACATATAACTGCACATTCACTACCAGCATCACATCgccttgacagttgttttactgCGATCAATGGGATGTGAACCAGGGTTTTTCtatgtccctgcaaaggttgaaatgaccagcaatatgccatgcggtgaaccagacttttaacaagaaactattcCAAAAGACgaaaatagtgtttcgtttccgaaATGTTAAGGGCAGGAGATAAGATAAactactgtagtgtgggtcacttggtctgtcatatttatatttcgcttcgtctattAAAACGTTCGAGAATAAAGATATAAATGTGAGCTCAAACTCTCTGAATGGTGAGAAGCCTGTCAAtcaatattaaccattaaagagaagaacagatacaTGTTTATGTGGCCAATACATCGAATCCttaagtctacaaatacctactttaccttcaaatacttaaccttgcataacatttcaaattccgttttccgttaATCTTCTGTTACATGTGTTACATAtgaaccatggcaattactagttttacaatcactggttccCTCGTTAACACAATTTATTAGTAAGACTTGTTACATTACTAATTAACccgaaaagggataacttggaAATTTTTAACAATGTATCGCTTTTAATCTAACTCAAAATCATTCAGATGttcaaaacgtcctatgcatgatccatttccttcgctgttatgtttgtcagcattatgattcgCAACACTttaggtttacgtgttcacaagtttgtttctgtatctcgtagaggtttagatttccaattaccaactctgttttgattggccactctataactcactgtgtaaatagttcaccctgattTCTgtatttaattttcattttgcatttacctgttcatccacgcttttggtAAAGTGTCATATACcacgtgcttagatttaaacgcatacctgaggtagctccTATACTTTTGTTTACGAGCAAGTGATGGCccagtaatacgatgaaatgtggatgacctcggtacattgttaaccaaatatgttccagcaagtttcctcctttttctacTTTTATAAAATAGACATCtgagccttttctctgtaattctccTCGGTTCTCGGTCACGTCTATGTCGATGCACACGAAATCACATCTAAAGTAAAACACACTTTTGCGCATCGAGACCTGTATTCCTCCTTTGGAATcaagtctttattatcattgacaatcaaataactgtacagcctttcaaactatATCACgattattttctaaagagctgatcactGAAAGGTTTCTACTAAAaggtggctcttcatctgtaaaatttacaacaatacTAATATAATAATGACCACAGTGATATTAATAAAGTAGTATAATATTAAAGACGCTACAACAAAGGTAAATAATCAAGGATATAGACAAATCAAGAAATCAAACGTGCATTTGCCCTATTTATTAGATACTTCCTCACTTGAGttttaaaatcacaaaaaactaCAGAGTTCCTTGCAGCAGAGGGTAATGAACTGAACACATTGGAGGCACTGTCCTGGAAATTACCCGACTCAAGAGGTACCTTTAACGTCGTTTCTCTCGAAGATCTCAGTGTCCATGTAGGATTGTGAATGTCTagcttaaagtgcatatgacacgaaaattttttctcttgtttcttgTAGTTGGATATCTATAGAAAACGTTTCGAAGCTTTAAAAGTGCTGAAAAAATctaaaaagcaatttttttgcGTTCAAAATACGCGCAATTTGTCTTCAAATTTGTCCCGGAGACTGGGACCTAGTTTAACGCCAGCGAAGTTATTCGTGACGTCACATTGTGTACCTTTGCCGGGAAGGTCTGTTGCTGCAGTACTTCGTAGTGGATAGATAGTGCATTGAAAGGCAAAGATGTCCAGTGATTCTAATGATTCCTTTGAGTCCGACTCTTCTGAAAGTTCCATTGACTTCGAAGAATCTGGAGATGAAATAGAAGTTGTTACAGGAGAGCACGCACCATACCAAGACGAACCGCTCGCAAGCGATGGCGAACAAGACGAAGAAAGCGAAGATGCTGACCTAGATGGACTGACGCCATCAGTTTTGGAGGCCAGATTTGAACGTCGCGTTGCAGTTAGCGAATGGTTAGTGAATCGTGTTTATCTTTTTGTGAATCTTATAAAACAGCGAAACCGTAGTGTAATCATAGCTCTACCTTGCTTTAGgtgcaaatgcaaacaatgcaGTGACGAAACCTTGGCAGACGCACTAGAATTCCGTTGTTGCCGCGAGGTCACAAATGCCAGAAGACAGTTGGTTTTCGATGGTTCCATCGAAACCATAAGCTGTATCACGCAACACGAAGATTACAGCGCTTTGACAAACAGGACCGTGCTCTTACAAGTTGCTCCTTTACTTCGCGATCAGAATGGGAGGGCATACCGGCGACGAACTGGAGTGCATGAAAATGAGTAAGTAACGTTTTGTAGGCGATGTGAATTATGGACACAGATATTACAATCGCTGCttacttttttttgttattatacaGATTTGTGAGAGCTGTTGCATACCGATGGGTTGTAAGATGGTTGTGCGGTTACATGGGCTGGGAAAACAGAAGGCCACTTCCAGCTTGTATATATCATAATATAAGGTGCAAGTTCCTAACCAACAACACAAGAGGGTATACCGCTGCACATGCAAGAGATTAGCAGTGTTGCACTCAAGTACTTTAAGGCCTGAGTCAAAGACTTTTACtagtaaaaatatttaatttactaATTATATGTCTGAAGATAAGTGACAATGGAACCAAACTTAGCACAGAGTGAGGTTTAAACAGGCCACGTGGTTTTTAGCGAAAAATAGCCCTTCTTCTTTACATTCCTGACCCAGGCCTTAAACTGCTAGGGCACTTCAgtgattttttcaaaatgtaaatCATAACTGTATAAGCATTATTTTGTATGAGTCATTCCTTGTTCACTCGAGAGTTGAACGGAAAAGTGCATTACTTTTGTTTCAGCGTCATGCTTTCTTTGAATAAACGATTATGGAAGAACTTATTTATGTGGCACATTTTACACCTATGTAAatcgtggggggggggggggggggttaaagtCCAAAATGTCTGTTGTTGATTAGGGGGTTGTATAATCCCTGGTAATCCCTAGCTTCTGTCTAGCCAGTAAACCATTGAGTTGTAAGGGCATATTTCAAGAGGTAGTAGTGGGTATACCATTTGTATATTAAGAATTTTGCTTTACTGAAATTCTGAAATGTTTAGAACCACAGCTCCATATCACCTCTTTATTCCAACCAGATCATACT
Encoded here:
- the LOC137988217 gene encoding uncharacterized protein translates to MSSDSNDSFESDSSESSIDFEESGDEIEVVTGEHAPYQDEPLASDGEQDEESEDADLDGLTPSVLEARFERRVAVSEWCKCKQCSDETLADALEFRCCREVTNARRQLVFDGSIETISCITQHEDYSALTNRTVLLQVAPLLRDQNGRAYRRRTGVHENEFVRAVAYRWVVRWLCGYMGWENRRPLPACIYHNIRCKFLTNNTRGYTAAHARD